Proteins from one Rhodothermales bacterium genomic window:
- a CDS encoding DUF5335 family protein, which translates to MAIRTLPRADWSSYFDAFSSVKSDTGRIDYAEIRIFSADDGAQPQTSWLPLQGLTYDAKDDLLEVTVPGLDHLIGHPEAIYVDEDGEHLDRFEVVRRDGTREIIELR; encoded by the coding sequence ATGGCTATCCGAACGCTGCCCCGCGCCGACTGGAGCTCGTACTTCGACGCCTTCTCCAGCGTGAAGTCCGACACCGGCCGCATCGACTACGCCGAGATCCGCATCTTCTCCGCGGACGACGGCGCCCAGCCCCAGACGAGCTGGCTCCCGCTCCAGGGCCTCACCTACGACGCCAAAGACGACCTCCTCGAAGTGACCGTCCCCGGCCTCGATCACTTGATCGGGCACCCGGAGGCGATCTACGTCGACGAGGACGGCGAGCACCTCGACCGCTTCGAGGTGGTGCGCCGCGACGGGACGCGGGAGATCATCGAACTCCGCTAG
- a CDS encoding universal stress protein — protein sequence MSIFHTVLYPTDFSACAEAARPLAFELARHADALHLLYVDSLFGSVHHGANVRQRLADLGEEAPVPIETVLTRDIAPAAAILRYAESHDVGLIAMGTHGRRGLSRLLLGSTAREVVQLAPCPVLTVRPGTDDAALPALHGGAILVAVDFSDTADEALRQALRLADAFDAHVDLLHVVEEPFRPVGGGYTLQPVYQVEPGLVRSLGDSLRELYTEAGGEPERLGTVEVVPGFPSRVIGETAERLRSGLIVLGTKGLRGFEHLVMGSIAEAVVRTAPCPVLTVKTPAARTAARAAVQAGRETSGTEPDTEPGDEAPGLRSLLAL from the coding sequence ATGTCGATCTTCCACACAGTCCTCTATCCGACGGACTTCTCGGCCTGCGCTGAGGCCGCCCGTCCGCTCGCCTTCGAACTCGCCCGCCACGCCGACGCGCTCCATCTGCTCTACGTGGACTCCCTCTTCGGCAGCGTCCATCACGGCGCGAACGTCCGCCAGCGCCTCGCCGACCTCGGCGAGGAGGCGCCGGTCCCCATCGAGACGGTGCTGACGCGCGACATCGCGCCGGCCGCCGCCATCCTCCGCTATGCCGAGAGCCACGACGTGGGCCTCATTGCGATGGGGACGCACGGGCGGCGGGGGCTCTCTCGCCTCCTCCTCGGCAGCACGGCCCGCGAGGTCGTCCAGCTCGCCCCGTGCCCCGTGCTCACCGTCCGGCCTGGCACCGACGACGCGGCGCTCCCGGCGCTCCACGGCGGCGCGATCCTCGTCGCCGTCGACTTCTCCGACACCGCAGACGAGGCGCTCCGGCAGGCGCTCCGCCTCGCCGATGCGTTCGACGCCCACGTCGACCTCCTCCACGTCGTCGAGGAGCCGTTCCGGCCCGTCGGTGGCGGCTACACGCTTCAGCCCGTGTACCAAGTGGAGCCGGGGCTGGTGCGCAGTCTCGGCGATTCCCTGCGCGAGCTCTACACCGAGGCGGGAGGCGAGCCCGAGCGCCTCGGGACGGTGGAGGTCGTGCCGGGCTTCCCGTCCCGCGTCATCGGCGAGACGGCCGAGCGGCTGCGGTCGGGTCTGATCGTCCTCGGAACGAAGGGGCTGCGCGGCTTCGAGCACCTCGTGATGGGGAGCATCGCCGAGGCCGTGGTCCGCACCGCGCCGTGCCCCGTGCTCACCGTGAAGACGCCCGCCGCCCGCACCGCCGCCCGCGCTGCCGTGCAGGCCGGACGCGAGACGTCGGGCACCGAACCCGATACCGAACCCGGTGACGAGGCGC